In Primulina huaijiensis isolate GDHJ02 chromosome 6, ASM1229523v2, whole genome shotgun sequence, a single window of DNA contains:
- the LOC140978016 gene encoding uncharacterized protein isoform X3, which translates to MAAPNAGTSAAVESSFVSSDELSAKAVHKRYDGLLMVRTKAIKGKGAWYWAHLEPILVHNPDTGFPKAVKLRCSLCDAVFSASNPSRTASEHLKRGTCPNFASSPNPISSAPPSSSVSVASLPHAPNIPSSSQPSYNHRKRNSSGGSRGVGLGGGAGSGKSGGVLTTLSAHQIIVPPLAVVDPSRFTMDLAYPPTVPIGSTSAVIVSSSASPGGRGSGTGTGTGGGLYCHHQQQQLVLSGGKEDLGALAMLEDSVKRLKSPKASRAPTLSKEQVDSAIDLLVDWVYDCCGSVTFSSLEHPKFKAFLNHVGLPAVSRKELGGPRLDAKYEEAKAESEAKIRDAMFFQIASDGWKSKDCCSHSREENLVNLVNLAVNLPNGTSVFRRAVFTSGYPVSKYAEEVLWDTITEICGNNVQHCVGVVSDKFKAKALRTLENQHQWMVNLCCQYQGLNALIKDFGNGLPLFKNVTENCLKLANFVNNKSQIRRSFHKYQLQEFRQANLLRVPPRSYERSDFSLVFAMVEDILSSARALELVLLDESYKMVLMEDPIAREIEEIMRKPHFWNELEAVHSLVKLVKTMAQDIETEKPRIGQCLSLWQELRLKVKDWCSKFHILEGPVEKIIERRFKKNYHPGWAAAFILDPLYLIRDTSGKYLPPFKFLTTEQEKDVDKLITRLVSRDEAHIALMELMKWRTEGLDPVYAQAVQFKQKDLNTGKMKIANPQSSRLVWETHLTEFKSLGKVAVRLIFLHATSCGFKCSLPLLRWISTNSHSRVGMDRAQKLVFIYAHSKTEKLENSDDDDKETGGLFTLENGEDDVLNEVFVDTSSV; encoded by the coding sequence ATGGCAGCACCGAACGCCGGCACCTCCGCCGCAGTGGAATCTTCTTTCGTCTCGTCTGACGAACTATCTGCGAAGGCGGTGCACAAGAGATACGACGGGCTGCTGATGGTACGGACGAAGGCGATCAAGGGCAAAGGTGCGTGGTACTGGGCACACCTTGAGCCGATTCTTGTGCATAATCCTGATACGGGGTTTCCAAAGGCCGTGAAGCTCAGGTGTTCATTATGCGACGCCGTGTTCTCCGCCTCTAACCCGTCGAGAACCGCCTCCGAGCACCTGAAAAGGGGCACATGCCCGAATTTCGCTTCGTCGCCGAACCCCATTTCTTCAGCGCCTCCGTCTTCTTCTGTTTCTGTTGCTAGCTTGCCGCATGCTCCTAATATTCCTTCGTCATCCCAGCCGTCGTACAACCATAGGAAGCGTAATTCTTCCGGAGGTAGTCGAGGCGTCGGTCTCGGCGGCGGAGCGGGTAGTGGGAAGTCTGGTGGTGTATTAACGACCTTGTCCGCGCACCAAATAATTGTTCCACCGTTGGCTGTTGTTGACCCATCAAGATTTACAATGGATTTAGCTTACCCACCTACTGTTCCAATTGGTAGTACCAGTGCTGTCATCGTCTCTTCTAGTGCAAGCCCCGGCGGCAGGGGCAGCGGCACAGGAACTGGCACCGGCGGCGGGTTGTACTGTCATCATCAGCAGCAGCAGTTGGTTTTGTCAGGTGGGAAAGAGGATTTGGGAGCTTTAGCTATGTTGGAAGACAGCGTGAAGCGGCTCAAGAGCCCTAAAGCATCGCGTGCACCGACTTTAAGCAAGGAACAGGTTGATTCCGCAATTGATCTTCTTGTTGATTGGGTTTATGATTGTTGCGGGTCAGTTACATTTTCAAGCCTCGAGCATCCAAAATTCAAGGCATTTCTGAATCACGTAGGATTGCCTGCAGTTTCAAGGAAAGAATTAGGTGGGCCTAGATTAGATGCTAAGTACGAGGAGGCTAAGGCCGAGTCTGAGGCCAAGATTCGCGATGCCATGTTCTTTCAGATTGCATCTGATGGCTGGAAGTCAAAGGATTGTTGTAGTCACTCAAGGGAGGAGAATTTGGTGAATTTAGTAAATTTGGCTGTGAATCTTCCTAATGGAACTAGTGTGTTTAGGAGGGCAGTTTTTACGAGTGGTTACCCGGTGTCGAAATATGCAGAGGAGGTTTTGTGGGATACTATTACTGAAATCTGTGGGAACAACGTACAGCATTGTGTAGGTGTAGTTTCAGACAAGTTTAAAGCTAAGGCGTTGAGGACTTTAGAGAATCAGCATCAATGGATGGTGAATCTTTGCTGTCAATATCAAGGTTTGAATGCACTGATTAAGGATTTTGGTAACGGGCTTCCTTTATTTAAGAATGTGACAGAAAATTGCTTGAAACTGGCAAATTTTGTTAACAACAAGTCTCAGATTCGTCGTAGTTTTCACAAATATCAGCTGCAGGAATTCAGGCAAGCCAATTTGTTGAGAGTACCACCGCGAAGTTATGAAAGATCAGATTTTAGTCTTGTATTTGCAATGGTAGAGGACATATTGAGCTCGGCTCGGGCTCTTGAGTTGGTGTTGTTGGATGAATCATACAAGATGGTTTTAATGGAGGACCCAATTGCCAGAGAGATTGAAGAAATTATGAGGAAACCACATTTCTGGAATGAATTAGAAGCTGTGCATTCTCTAGTGAAATTAGTGAAGACCATGGCTCAAGATATCGAGACCGAAAAGCCTCGGATTGGACAATGCCTCTCCCTCTGGCAAGAGCTAAGATTAAAAGTGAAGGATTGGTGCTCTAAATTTCACATTCTTGAAGGGCCTGTCGAAAAAATAATAGAGAGAaggttcaaaaaaaattatcatcctGGCTGGGCTGCTGCCTTCATTCTTGATCCACTTTATCTGATTAGGGACACTAGTGGAAAATATTTACCACCCTTTAAATTCTTGACAACTGAACAAGAAAAGGATGTCGATAAACTCATAACACGTCTTGTATCGAGGGATGAAGCTCACATTGCACTGATGGAGCTTATGAAGTGGAGAACAGAAGGACTCGATCCTGTTTATGCTCAAGCAGTGCAATTTAAACAAAAGGATCTCAATACTGGTAAGATGAAGATTGCCAACCCCCAAAGCAGCAGGCTTGTGTGGGAAACGCACTTAACTGAGTTCAAGTCATTAGGAAAAGTAGCAGTTCGGTTAATTTTCCTTCACGCGACTTCGTGCGGTTTTAAATGCAGCTTGCCTTTATTGAGGTGGATTAGTACGAATTCCCATTCAAGAGTTGGAATGGACAGGGCTCAAAAGCTAGTTTTTATTTATGCTCATTCGAAGACGGAGAAACTGGAAAATTCGGATGACGATGATAAGGAAACTGGCGGCCTTTTTACCTTGGAAAATGGTGAGGATGATGTGCTCAATGAAGTTTTTGTTGATACATCCTCTGTGTAA